A section of the Candidatus Thioglobus autotrophicus genome encodes:
- a CDS encoding DUF6538 domain-containing protein, with translation MPVRLWPSAPYFLCNTSETRSVSTFNRLITLEGYAKVLHTNTSYLHIRGSTYYYSRRVPRDLQEKYSTKKIVVSLRTKSKRTAVLNSPSFFDL, from the coding sequence GTGCCAGTTCGACTCTGGCCATCGGCACCATATTTCCTGTGTAACACCTCGGAAACCCGCAGTGTATCAACGTTTAACCGTTTGATTACATTAGAGGGGTATGCCAAAGTGTTGCACACAAATACATCCTATCTCCACATAAGAGGTAGCACTTATTATTACTCAAGAAGAGTTCCAAGGGACCTTCAAGAGAAATATTCTACAAAGAAGATTGTGGTCAGTTTAAGAACCAAATCAAAGAGAACTGCAGTTCTTAATTCTCCCTCTTTTTTTGATCTGTAG
- the secG gene encoding preprotein translocase subunit SecG — MSFQIILIIHVLLALGLIALVLMQHGKGADAGAAFGAGASGSVFGARGANSFMYKLTASVAFGFFATSLTLAYLATNETGASGEPSSIMEQAVSMTPSDVPMIAPASSDSSDVPDY, encoded by the coding sequence ATGTCATTTCAAATCATTTTAATTATTCATGTGCTATTGGCATTAGGTTTAATCGCACTTGTCTTAATGCAACATGGTAAAGGTGCAGACGCAGGCGCTGCTTTTGGTGCGGGTGCATCTGGCTCAGTTTTTGGTGCTCGAGGTGCTAATTCATTTATGTATAAGCTCACTGCTAGTGTTGCTTTTGGTTTTTTTGCCACCAGCTTGACACTGGCTTATTTGGCAACTAATGAAACTGGCGCTAGTGGCGAGCCAAGCAGTATTATGGAGCAAGCAGTTTCAATGACACCTTCAGATGTGCCAATGATTGCACCAGCGTCATCTGATTCAAGCGACGTTCCTGATTATTAG
- a CDS encoding outer membrane lipoprotein-sorting protein encodes MKKLLLVTFSALLGVSSAFAADQARSIMDKADARDDGASMVSTMQMTLIDKNNKQRIRQMRTFSKDVDANTEHKTIFFLSPSDVKNTSFLTYDYSGDDKDDDQWMYLPALKKTKRIPASDKDAAFMGSDFSYSDMTDKELDDYSYKLLGESTIKRTQGEEQVWKIEALPVNQDVIDETGYTKSVLYVRKDNYVLTRAKFYLKKASRIKYMDVRKMEEIDGIWVAMQTTMTTKQGSQTLHKTILTNSAVTVNTAIDDDMFTIRAIEKGL; translated from the coding sequence ATGAAAAAATTACTATTAGTAACGTTCAGCGCCCTACTAGGTGTATCTAGTGCGTTTGCCGCAGATCAGGCTCGCAGTATTATGGACAAAGCAGATGCTAGAGATGATGGTGCGAGCATGGTGTCCACCATGCAAATGACGCTGATTGATAAAAACAATAAGCAGCGTATTCGTCAAATGCGTACGTTTTCAAAAGATGTTGACGCTAATACCGAGCATAAAACCATTTTCTTTTTATCACCTAGCGACGTTAAAAACACTTCATTTTTAACCTACGACTATAGTGGCGATGACAAAGACGACGATCAGTGGATGTATTTGCCAGCCTTGAAAAAAACCAAGCGTATTCCAGCTAGTGATAAAGACGCTGCTTTTATGGGCAGTGACTTCTCATATTCAGACATGACCGATAAAGAGTTGGATGATTACAGCTACAAGTTGTTAGGAGAAAGCACCATTAAGCGTACTCAGGGTGAGGAGCAAGTTTGGAAGATTGAAGCCTTGCCTGTTAATCAAGACGTGATTGATGAAACAGGTTATACCAAGAGTGTTTTGTATGTGCGCAAGGATAATTACGTACTAACCCGTGCTAAGTTTTATCTGAAAAAAGCCAGCCGTATTAAATATATGGACGTGCGCAAAATGGAAGAGATTGACGGTATTTGGGTGGCCATGCAAACCACTATGACCACTAAGCAAGGCTCACAAACCCTGCACAAAACTATTTTGACAAATTCAGCCGTCACCGTGAATACAGCTATTGACGACGATATGTTTACCATTCGTGCTATTGAGAAAGGCTTGTAA
- a CDS encoding DUF1302 family protein, whose product MKSLIAGLLLATSLMVGAEDGFDDDGFDTDIVTIAIDNTPAAKGVLYGSIDLEAHYNIDNDQDLSLLKSWVDVIGEYKLDNGNNIKGNLKGAHDFIYDLDGSNYTATPSGYENEINLNELTLEGSLNSKLDFKVGRQIVVWGKSDSIRITDVLNPLDNRIPGLVDIKNLRLGRTMSKLDYYVDEYNFSAIALHENRFTENPAQYSDFKSAADKPTHTPDDQLDNAGVALSLTGAFEGYDMGLYFADTYIDKAYLKGDTLYYDNKSKMVGAAYNQVVDSFLLKAEAAHFDQIKYNTDANTTVDSARTDVLLGIEYNGITDGSIGYEIALRKIHDYVATINSALNGYKREEEYQQVIRFNQAYFNQTLDLSVILSAMGDSAQDGGSARITLDYAIDDQISVSGGVIDYIGGDNPMIDSYQENDRIFTKLSHTF is encoded by the coding sequence ATGAAAAGCTTGATCGCTGGCCTCCTATTGGCCACCTCACTAATGGTTGGTGCTGAAGACGGCTTTGACGACGACGGTTTTGACACTGACATTGTCACGATAGCTATTGATAATACCCCAGCAGCCAAAGGTGTGTTATATGGCTCAATTGATCTAGAGGCACATTACAATATAGATAATGATCAGGATTTATCGCTACTTAAGTCATGGGTGGATGTGATTGGTGAATATAAGCTGGACAATGGCAACAACATTAAGGGCAACCTTAAAGGCGCGCATGATTTCATCTATGATCTTGACGGTAGTAATTACACCGCAACCCCCAGTGGCTATGAAAATGAGATTAATCTAAATGAGCTAACGCTAGAAGGCAGTCTAAACTCGAAGCTTGATTTTAAAGTGGGCAGGCAGATTGTGGTTTGGGGCAAGTCAGACTCTATCCGTATTACTGATGTTTTAAATCCTTTGGATAATCGCATACCTGGTTTGGTCGATATTAAAAATCTACGCCTAGGTAGAACCATGAGCAAGCTGGATTATTATGTCGATGAGTATAATTTTTCAGCCATCGCCTTGCATGAAAATCGATTCACAGAAAACCCTGCCCAATACTCAGACTTTAAGTCCGCGGCTGATAAACCAACCCATACGCCAGACGACCAGCTAGACAATGCCGGCGTAGCACTAAGCCTAACTGGCGCCTTCGAAGGCTACGATATGGGGCTGTATTTTGCCGATACTTATATTGATAAAGCCTATTTAAAAGGCGATACACTTTATTATGATAATAAGTCCAAAATGGTGGGCGCTGCTTACAACCAGGTTGTTGATAGCTTTTTGCTCAAGGCCGAGGCAGCACATTTTGACCAAATTAAATACAATACCGATGCAAACACCACGGTTGATAGCGCTAGAACTGACGTGTTGTTGGGTATAGAATATAACGGCATTACTGATGGCTCAATTGGTTATGAAATCGCGCTGAGAAAAATTCATGATTATGTGGCCACGATTAATAGTGCGCTCAATGGCTATAAGCGTGAAGAAGAATATCAGCAGGTCATTCGTTTTAATCAGGCGTATTTTAATCAAACCCTAGATTTAAGCGTTATACTTAGTGCAATGGGTGACTCGGCCCAAGATGGGGGTTCGGCTAGAATCACACTTGATTATGCCATTGATGATCAAATATCTGTTAGTGGTGGCGTGATCGATTATATCGGCGGAGACAATCCAATGATCGATAGCTACCAAGAAAACGATCGAATTTTCACCAAGCTGAGCCACACCTTCTAG
- a CDS encoding efflux RND transporter permease subunit: MNWRHRTERKFESFSDLIFTHSKKTILAILLLVAAFGTQLPNLTMDTSTEGFLHKTDSMRVAYDEFRDQFGRDEKLLVAIKTENVFDLNFLKKLEKLHKNLEAELPYITDVNSLINARNTYGDEESLIVEDLFEVLPDSQQQIEPQKQRALNNPLLENLLFSEDQTFTTIVIDTQTYSSFDAEGKLIVEQEEDEFADEPINIAPAAKLYLSDAENTVIVQKTQAIVKEFEADNFEIYLTGSAVIAGTLKQSMMADTKSFITKMIVMIVIVLALLFKRVSGVLLPLISVAFTISVTLSMMAITSTPFTIVTQIMPSFLLAVITGGAIHLLAIFYKDLSKTQDRKASLRYAMGHSGLAIVMTSLTTAAGLWSFSFSELSPVADLGVFASSGVLIGLLFNLVLLPALIASMSIKPHTAKEDAQEHTQMDKMLLSISRISTGYPKAIIAISGLMIVVAIVFASQLRFSHYPLVWFPEDHASRVATEVVDDKLKGSITLEIVIDTGKENGLYDPAMLNKIQNATDYLNSIQTGTYFVGKTLSLVDVLKETNRALNENQAEFYSIPQDKDLIAQELFLFENSGSDDLEDFVDASFSKARITVKAPYIDALEYNGFIMQVQQQLDQEFKGVATVQLTGITTLLSVIMEKSIHSSAVSYVIAFGLVTIMMVLLIGNIKIGLISMIPNILPILFLSTIMVVFDMPLDMFTMLIGAIALGLAVDDTVHFMHNFRRYELEHNDVDKAVRLTLMGTGRAITVTSIVLSVGFLVLLFASMSSMFNFGILTASAIFIALLADFFLVPAIMKLMIHNKGDL; this comes from the coding sequence ATGAACTGGCGTCATCGAACCGAAAGAAAATTTGAAAGTTTTTCAGATTTAATTTTTACCCATAGTAAAAAAACCATTCTAGCTATTTTATTATTAGTGGCGGCTTTTGGCACACAGTTGCCAAATTTAACCATGGACACCTCTACAGAAGGGTTTTTGCATAAAACCGATTCTATGCGCGTGGCCTATGATGAGTTTAGAGATCAGTTTGGTCGGGACGAAAAACTCCTGGTTGCCATCAAAACAGAGAATGTTTTTGATCTGAATTTCCTCAAAAAGCTAGAAAAACTGCACAAAAACCTTGAGGCAGAACTGCCTTATATTACCGATGTAAACTCCCTAATTAATGCGAGAAACACTTATGGTGACGAAGAAAGCCTGATTGTTGAGGATTTATTCGAAGTCTTGCCAGACTCGCAACAACAGATTGAGCCGCAAAAACAAAGAGCGCTCAACAATCCTTTGCTAGAAAACTTATTATTTAGTGAAGATCAGACCTTTACCACCATTGTGATTGATACTCAGACCTACTCTTCTTTTGATGCAGAGGGTAAGCTAATAGTTGAGCAGGAAGAAGACGAGTTTGCAGATGAGCCGATTAATATTGCGCCCGCAGCAAAGCTCTATTTGTCAGACGCTGAAAATACAGTTATTGTTCAAAAAACTCAGGCGATTGTTAAAGAGTTTGAAGCTGATAATTTTGAGATTTATCTAACTGGTTCTGCCGTGATTGCAGGCACGCTTAAGCAAAGTATGATGGCTGATACCAAGAGCTTTATTACAAAAATGATTGTAATGATTGTGATTGTTTTAGCCTTGTTGTTTAAACGAGTTTCAGGTGTATTGTTGCCGTTGATCTCTGTTGCCTTTACCATTTCGGTTACTTTGTCAATGATGGCCATAACATCCACGCCATTTACCATTGTGACCCAAATAATGCCCTCCTTTTTATTGGCCGTTATTACCGGCGGCGCCATTCATTTGTTGGCTATTTTTTATAAAGATCTTTCCAAAACTCAAGATAGAAAGGCTTCTTTGCGTTACGCCATGGGCCACTCTGGATTAGCGATTGTGATGACATCACTCACTACAGCGGCAGGTTTGTGGTCTTTCTCATTTTCAGAGCTATCCCCCGTGGCAGATCTGGGTGTTTTTGCCAGTAGCGGTGTGTTGATTGGCCTGTTGTTTAATTTGGTGTTGTTGCCAGCACTCATTGCTAGTATGAGCATTAAGCCGCATACCGCCAAGGAAGATGCACAGGAGCATACGCAGATGGACAAAATGTTGTTGAGTATTAGTCGTATTTCAACGGGTTATCCAAAAGCTATTATTGCCATTAGTGGGTTGATGATTGTGGTGGCAATCGTCTTTGCCTCACAGCTTAGATTTTCGCATTACCCACTGGTTTGGTTTCCAGAAGATCACGCCTCAAGAGTGGCAACCGAGGTAGTGGATGATAAGCTCAAGGGTTCGATCACACTAGAGATTGTGATTGATACAGGCAAAGAAAACGGCCTATATGATCCAGCTATGCTCAATAAAATCCAAAATGCTACAGATTATTTGAACAGCATTCAAACCGGTACTTATTTTGTCGGCAAGACCTTGAGCTTAGTTGACGTGCTTAAAGAGACTAATCGAGCGCTTAACGAAAACCAAGCAGAATTCTACAGCATCCCTCAAGATAAAGATTTGATTGCCCAAGAGCTGTTTTTATTTGAAAATAGTGGCAGTGATGATTTGGAAGATTTTGTTGATGCCAGTTTTTCAAAGGCACGCATTACAGTTAAGGCGCCGTATATCGACGCGCTTGAATATAACGGCTTTATTATGCAAGTTCAACAGCAACTTGATCAAGAGTTCAAGGGTGTGGCGACAGTACAGCTCACTGGTATCACCACCTTATTGTCAGTGATTATGGAGAAATCTATTCATTCGAGTGCAGTTAGCTATGTGATTGCTTTTGGCCTAGTCACTATCATGATGGTACTGCTCATTGGTAATATCAAAATTGGTCTGATTAGTATGATTCCAAATATTTTACCAATCCTGTTCTTATCAACCATTATGGTGGTTTTCGACATGCCACTAGATATGTTTACCATGTTGATTGGTGCTATTGCCTTAGGCCTAGCAGTCGATGATACGGTGCATTTTATGCATAACTTTAGACGCTATGAGCTTGAGCATAATGATGTTGATAAAGCAGTAAGACTGACACTTATGGGTACTGGTAGGGCAATTACAGTGACATCAATTGTGCTTTCAGTTGGATTCTTAGTGTTGTTGTTTGCTTCAATGAGTTCAATGTTTAATTTTGGTATATTGACTGCCAGCGCAATCTTTATCGCGTTACTGGCTGACTTCTTCTTGGTGCCCGCTATCATGAAGCTGATGATTCACAACAAAGGAGATTTGTAA
- the tpiA gene encoding triose-phosphate isomerase, whose product MRQVIVAGNWKMNASKETVNTLIMGILSGMADVDSNVIVCAPSPYMSQVEALITHSQLHLGAQDLNENASGAFTGEVSADMIKDFGAQYVIVGHSERRSLYGETDEIVASKVQVALDNGLTPLFCIGETLEQREAGSMEAVVSRQIQAVIDRVGIGAFKNIIIAYEPVWAIGTGVTASPQQAQDAHAFIRSMLTQNDASVAQTTPILYGGSMNPGNAAELIGCEDIDGGLIGGASLKAEDFLQICKAG is encoded by the coding sequence ATGCGTCAAGTTATTGTTGCGGGCAATTGGAAGATGAATGCCTCAAAAGAAACGGTTAATACACTAATTATGGGCATTCTTTCTGGCATGGCGGATGTTGATTCAAACGTTATTGTTTGCGCACCTTCTCCGTATATGTCACAGGTTGAGGCATTAATTACTCATTCTCAACTACATCTAGGTGCACAGGACTTAAATGAAAATGCATCAGGCGCTTTTACGGGTGAGGTGAGTGCAGACATGATTAAAGATTTTGGCGCGCAATATGTGATTGTTGGTCACTCTGAGCGTAGAAGTCTATATGGCGAAACTGATGAAATTGTCGCCAGCAAAGTACAAGTTGCACTTGACAATGGCCTAACGCCGCTTTTCTGTATTGGTGAAACACTTGAGCAGAGAGAAGCTGGCAGTATGGAAGCGGTTGTCTCTCGTCAAATTCAGGCGGTGATTGATCGTGTTGGCATTGGTGCTTTTAAAAATATTATTATTGCTTATGAGCCTGTCTGGGCCATTGGCACAGGTGTTACAGCAAGCCCACAACAAGCTCAAGATGCGCACGCCTTTATTCGTTCAATGCTAACACAGAACGACGCAAGCGTTGCTCAGACTACACCTATCCTATATGGTGGTAGTATGAATCCTGGTAATGCGGCGGAGCTAATTGGTTGTGAAGATATTGATGGTGGTCTTATTGGCGGCGCCTCATTAAAAGCAGAAGATTTCTTACAAATTTGTAAAGCGGGTTAA
- a CDS encoding YqhA family protein, whose amino-acid sequence MSGLEKYFEKLLWSSRLMVLAAVVSSLLLSLMLFVITAIDVTNLIAHASDYVGATVEVKKALKIEMVAHTVGSIDGFLLATILLIFALGLYELFISDIDEAKESGRSSKVLVINSLDDLKSKLAKVILMILVVTFFEVSLSMTFVGALDLVYFALGILMVSLALYFGSKSSH is encoded by the coding sequence ATGAGTGGTTTAGAAAAGTATTTTGAAAAGTTGCTGTGGAGCTCTAGATTAATGGTTTTAGCAGCCGTGGTTTCCTCACTTTTACTTTCTTTAATGTTGTTTGTTATTACCGCAATTGACGTGACTAATTTGATCGCTCATGCGAGTGATTATGTTGGGGCAACAGTTGAGGTAAAAAAAGCTTTAAAAATTGAAATGGTGGCACATACAGTAGGCTCCATTGACGGATTTTTGTTGGCAACAATTTTGTTGATTTTTGCATTAGGCCTGTATGAATTGTTTATCAGTGATATTGATGAAGCTAAAGAAAGCGGCCGATCATCAAAGGTGTTGGTGATTAATTCGTTGGATGACTTAAAGTCTAAGCTTGCTAAGGTGATCCTGATGATTTTGGTGGTGACTTTTTTTGAAGTGTCACTATCCATGACTTTTGTTGGCGCACTAGATTTGGTGTATTTCGCACTTGGTATTTTAATGGTGTCACTGGCGCTCTATTTTGGCTCTAAGTCATCACACTAA